A genome region from Pseudanabaena sp. Chao 1811 includes the following:
- a CDS encoding NAD(P)H-quinone oxidoreductase subunit N encodes MDTASLNALLNSGAILPELIVIGTLVLVLVVDLIASGRKSANVLPNIAIAGLVASTAALVWQWTGLENPIAFLGSFNSDKLSIIFRAIIALSALFTILVSIRYLEQSGVVVGEYLVILLSATLGGMFLTGSDEMVMVFVSLETLSISSYLLSGYTKRDPRSNEAALKYLLVGAASSAIFLYGMSLLYGLSGGETSLSAIASKITVSNTALIISMVFVIAGVSFKLSAVPFHQWTPDVYEGSPTPVVAFLSIGSKVAGFGLALRFLITAFPLASLQWHYVFVVLTVLSMVLGNVVAIAQTSMKRMLAYSSIGQAGFVMLGMAIDSEAGYASMVFYLILYLFMNMGAFACMILFASRTGTDQISEYSGLYQKDPLLTLALSVCLLSLGGIPPLAGFFGKLYIFWAGWQAQAYGLVLLALVMSVVSLYYYIRVVKMMVVKEPQEMSASVKNYPAITWTQVGMKPLQAAIVFTLIFTAIAGIASNPLFSLSNQAVKETQFLQAKAPNAKSVAVLPTTAQ; translated from the coding sequence ATGGATACAGCAAGTCTCAATGCTCTACTCAATAGTGGCGCGATCTTGCCAGAACTCATTGTCATTGGGACATTGGTACTCGTGCTAGTCGTCGATCTGATTGCATCAGGGCGCAAGTCGGCAAATGTTCTTCCTAATATTGCGATCGCTGGTTTAGTCGCATCCACAGCCGCCCTTGTGTGGCAATGGACGGGCTTAGAAAATCCGATCGCCTTTTTGGGCAGTTTTAATAGTGACAAACTCAGCATTATTTTTCGCGCCATTATTGCCCTATCGGCTCTATTTACGATCCTCGTTTCGATCCGTTATCTAGAGCAGTCAGGCGTAGTAGTTGGCGAGTATCTAGTCATTTTGCTCAGTGCTACCCTCGGCGGCATGTTCCTCACTGGCTCCGACGAAATGGTGATGGTATTTGTCTCCCTTGAAACCCTGAGTATTTCGTCTTACTTGCTGTCGGGTTACACCAAACGCGATCCACGCTCCAATGAAGCGGCACTCAAATATTTATTAGTCGGTGCGGCAAGCTCGGCGATTTTCCTTTACGGGATGTCCTTGCTCTACGGACTTTCGGGCGGCGAAACCTCTTTATCCGCGATCGCCTCAAAGATTACCGTTAGCAACACGGCTCTAATCATCTCAATGGTATTTGTGATTGCGGGCGTTTCCTTTAAGCTCTCCGCAGTACCTTTCCACCAATGGACTCCTGACGTTTACGAAGGTTCACCAACGCCTGTAGTTGCCTTTTTATCGATTGGCTCTAAAGTCGCTGGGTTTGGTCTAGCGCTCAGATTTTTGATTACTGCGTTTCCTCTGGCTTCTCTCCAATGGCATTACGTCTTTGTCGTATTGACCGTTTTGAGTATGGTCTTGGGCAACGTGGTAGCGATCGCCCAAACCAGCATGAAGCGGATGTTGGCTTACTCCTCTATCGGTCAAGCAGGTTTTGTGATGCTCGGCATGGCGATCGATTCCGAAGCAGGTTACGCCAGCATGGTGTTTTACTTGATCCTGTATCTGTTCATGAACATGGGAGCATTCGCTTGCATGATTCTGTTTGCTTCCCGCACAGGAACTGATCAAATCAGTGAATACAGTGGCTTATACCAAAAAGATCCTTTGCTGACCCTCGCTTTGAGTGTATGTCTCCTCTCCCTCGGTGGTATTCCTCCCCTCGCTGGTTTCTTTGGTAAGCTCTACATTTTCTGGGCAGGTTGGCAAGCTCAAGCCTACGGATTGGTCTTACTGGCTCTAGTCATGAGTGTGGTTTCTCTCTACTACTATATCCGCGTCGTTAAGATGATGGTAGTTAAGGAGCCTCAAGAAATGTCTGCTTCTGTCAAGAACTATCCAGCAATTACATGGACTCAAGTAGGTATGAAGCCTCTCCAAGCTGCGATCGTCTTTACGCTGATCTTCACAGCGATCGCTGGTATTGCTTCTAACCCTCTCTTCTCCCTCTCAAATCAAGCCGTAAAAGAAACCCAGTTTCTTCAAGCTAAAGCACCAAATGCAAAATCAGTAGCAGTCTTACCAACAACTGCACAATAA
- a CDS encoding DUF790 family protein, giving the protein MLPSDLLMHRMNGETVIPKRLKLDDQHQAIATELIAIFESCKGQPQSELDRQLQELEGDTPDYRVKRGLAHILKSSFSTFEIISPLEPQELRRRVFELSAQVIPSQQATSEMLAKLADKLTQELNREVLPSQITQGLYADLMENRILTQFDTPTTEDLIHRYNLSQVQGIFYRASHMTLNVHRNDPGEYKLLFRYLKLFQLMSYIEGDVDYGFTITVDGATSLFGTSTRYGLAIAKLLPALLHVTKWSLQATLVEKDTYSKQKRKGLFTLDSECGLVSHYPAGKMYDSALEASFAEKWADLKTEWKLEREVDLIPIPGSVMIPDFRLVHPDGRSYLLEIVGYWRPEYLRKKFSQVRQANCENLILAISERLNLEKAGVKVSDTPALTVWFKDKLLPKSVLQVIPSES; this is encoded by the coding sequence ATGCTCCCTAGCGATCTCTTGATGCACCGAATGAATGGCGAAACTGTCATTCCCAAAAGATTGAAATTGGATGATCAGCATCAGGCGATCGCTACGGAATTAATTGCTATTTTTGAAAGTTGCAAGGGGCAGCCTCAGAGTGAACTCGATCGCCAATTGCAAGAACTAGAAGGTGACACGCCCGATTATCGCGTGAAGAGGGGATTAGCGCATATTCTCAAATCCAGCTTTAGCACCTTTGAAATTATTAGTCCATTAGAACCGCAGGAATTGCGCCGCCGCGTCTTTGAACTTTCGGCTCAAGTCATTCCTAGTCAACAAGCTACTAGCGAAATGTTAGCAAAGCTTGCAGATAAGCTCACTCAAGAACTTAATCGCGAAGTGCTACCTTCTCAAATCACCCAAGGACTTTATGCAGATCTCATGGAGAATCGGATTCTAACGCAATTTGATACGCCAACTACTGAAGACCTCATCCATCGCTATAATCTCTCGCAAGTACAAGGTATTTTTTATCGCGCTAGTCACATGACGCTGAATGTGCATCGCAATGACCCTGGGGAATATAAGCTGCTCTTTCGCTATCTCAAGCTATTTCAATTAATGTCCTATATCGAAGGGGATGTGGATTATGGCTTTACGATTACTGTGGATGGTGCGACCAGTTTATTTGGCACAAGTACACGCTATGGACTAGCGATCGCTAAGCTTCTCCCTGCTTTACTCCATGTCACAAAATGGAGTCTGCAAGCCACGCTCGTTGAAAAAGATACCTATTCTAAACAAAAGCGTAAAGGTTTATTTACCCTTGATTCGGAATGTGGGTTAGTTAGCCATTATCCTGCGGGGAAAATGTATGATAGTGCGCTTGAGGCATCCTTTGCGGAGAAATGGGCAGATTTAAAAACGGAGTGGAAATTAGAAAGAGAAGTGGATTTAATTCCGATTCCTGGAAGCGTGATGATTCCTGATTTTCGGTTAGTGCATCCTGACGGACGCAGTTATTTATTAGAGATTGTTGGCTATTGGCGACCTGAATATTTACGTAAAAAGTTTTCGCAAGTACGACAGGCTAATTGTGAAAATTTGATTTTGGCAATTTCCGAGCGGCTAAATCTCGAAAAAGCGGGTGTGAAGGTAAGCGATACTCCAGCATTAACAGTTTGGTTCAAAGACAAGCTGTTACCAAAGTCAGTTTTGCAAGTAATTCCATCAGAAAGCTAG
- a CDS encoding XDD3 family exosortase-dependent surface protein, with translation MRRFTSLYTMGKWLIKPLILLGTLNVGFTLLKSDSVNAGNLYNNWNYASDPSYDSLAVGNSSIFNLGGTAVKVDNSYVWVAINGNLPINGLFTGPYYGGYQVSNQNIGYGDFFFDFGNSNFVNASNSSSLFAIKFAANNDSAAAALGIYANVRAKSVVGSNAGYWNPDSNRNTVKARTGLDPTTGEFAWNDPYYSYPSSSFFYPNVIASGNKIGDINLLNASELANAGFEGSNFGFSGSNTFGFKFDRNLVPDGNYVATLILECLNDMTGLRGSKMPPEVIVNPPIDSKPAPVPGMLIGMFVASGVLGKRAFKKKAAKAS, from the coding sequence ATGAGAAGATTTACAAGTTTATATACAATGGGCAAATGGCTAATTAAGCCGCTCATTTTACTAGGAACTCTAAATGTAGGGTTTACTCTTTTAAAATCAGATAGTGTCAACGCTGGGAATCTTTACAACAATTGGAACTATGCATCTGACCCAAGCTATGACAGTCTCGCTGTTGGGAATTCTAGTATATTTAATCTCGGTGGAACAGCAGTCAAAGTAGATAACAGCTATGTTTGGGTTGCCATCAATGGAAATCTTCCCATCAATGGCTTATTTACAGGGCCATATTATGGAGGTTATCAAGTTTCTAATCAAAACATTGGATATGGTGATTTTTTCTTTGATTTTGGTAATAGCAACTTTGTGAACGCTAGCAATTCATCAAGTCTATTTGCGATTAAGTTTGCAGCAAACAATGACTCTGCTGCTGCCGCGCTAGGCATCTATGCTAATGTTCGAGCAAAAAGTGTCGTAGGCTCAAATGCGGGTTACTGGAATCCAGATTCTAACCGTAACACAGTAAAAGCTAGAACAGGTCTTGATCCAACAACTGGTGAATTTGCTTGGAATGACCCTTACTATAGCTATCCATCCAGTAGTTTCTTTTATCCGAATGTGATTGCTTCGGGCAATAAAATTGGTGATATCAATCTACTCAATGCTTCAGAATTAGCAAATGCAGGTTTTGAAGGAAGTAATTTCGGATTTTCCGGAAGTAATACATTTGGATTTAAATTTGATCGAAATTTAGTTCCAGATGGTAATTATGTTGCTACTTTAATTTTGGAGTGTCTCAATGATATGACTGGATTAAGAGGCTCTAAAATGCCTCCAGAAGTTATTGTCAATCCTCCTATTGATTCTAAGCCAGCACCTGTCCCCGGAATGCTGATTGGTATGTTTGTAGCCTCAGGTGTTTTAGGGAAACGTGCTTTCAAGAAAAAAGCTGCTAAGGCTAGCTAA
- a CDS encoding ATP-binding protein produces the protein MTVRNRQKLFRLTKIGHQLVKEALKDYDSINWFCEIHRKCIRRQTFTNFYNGDGVKRETAETYCDVLKIPNWREKWDTIFELLPVAIADWSVYDDRWVGRKKLVSDLTKKIRNNCRLLLLLGITGIGKTALAEKIADDIQSRFGKILRVNFDSDDHPRDFVGVASRWLEELGESLLLEDKQPMAILKRLMNQLREERILVLVDSLEALLTENEDGWGDFEDEWWTKFFAYFLAIASSQSTLIITSQDLPTKIQSLASRYPNIYHREILHGLLDDEQVALFEKVGLDMSLTSADRPILMRIGKIYHGHPLMLRVLSGEIVESFASNARAFWGNVGEEIELVEKHLAEAEAGAKLESANDDWKLHKLTRRIWMKVYRRRLDEVFKRLKRQNADAYLLICVAAIYRRPVQESGWLLQLDSYIQRLRNEVYSKERQLQVLEDLFGRFLVETSINHNDRRLLGMHNLIRSVALEHRQELFAEFG, from the coding sequence GTGACGGTAAGAAACAGGCAAAAGCTTTTTAGACTAACAAAAATCGGACATCAGCTAGTTAAAGAAGCATTAAAAGACTACGATTCAATTAATTGGTTTTGCGAAATACATAGAAAATGTATTCGTCGCCAGACTTTTACCAATTTCTACAATGGTGACGGGGTAAAGCGAGAGACTGCTGAGACTTACTGTGATGTGTTAAAGATCCCGAACTGGCGTGAAAAGTGGGACACAATTTTTGAGCTTTTACCTGTAGCGATTGCCGATTGGAGTGTTTATGATGATCGCTGGGTGGGGCGCAAAAAATTAGTGAGCGACTTAACCAAGAAAATTCGTAATAACTGTCGATTACTTCTATTACTAGGGATTACGGGGATTGGGAAGACGGCTTTAGCTGAAAAAATTGCTGATGACATTCAATCACGATTTGGCAAAATTTTGCGGGTGAATTTTGATAGCGATGATCATCCAAGGGACTTTGTGGGAGTAGCAAGTCGTTGGTTAGAAGAATTAGGTGAGAGTCTATTACTCGAAGATAAACAACCAATGGCAATATTAAAGAGATTGATGAATCAGTTGCGAGAGGAGCGTATTCTAGTTTTAGTTGACTCTCTAGAAGCACTATTAACCGAAAATGAAGATGGCTGGGGGGATTTTGAGGATGAATGGTGGACAAAATTTTTTGCATATTTTTTAGCGATCGCCTCTTCTCAAAGCACATTGATTATCACTTCTCAAGATCTTCCAACTAAAATCCAAAGTTTAGCTTCGCGCTATCCTAATATCTATCATCGTGAGATTTTGCATGGGTTACTTGATGATGAACAAGTTGCTCTATTTGAGAAAGTTGGTTTGGACATGAGTTTGACATCAGCAGATAGACCAATCTTGATGCGAATCGGAAAAATATATCATGGACATCCATTGATGCTCAGAGTATTGAGTGGCGAAATCGTTGAGTCTTTTGCTAGTAATGCTCGTGCTTTTTGGGGAAATGTAGGAGAGGAAATCGAGTTAGTTGAAAAGCATTTGGCTGAAGCTGAGGCGGGGGCTAAATTAGAAAGTGCGAATGATGATTGGAAATTACATAAATTGACACGTAGAATTTGGATGAAGGTTTATCGGCGTAGGCTCGATGAGGTTTTTAAACGGTTGAAACGACAAAATGCAGATGCCTATCTCTTGATTTGTGTAGCAGCAATCTATCGTCGTCCTGTGCAGGAGAGTGGTTGGTTATTGCAGCTAGATAGCTATATCCAACGCTTAAGGAATGAGGTTTATAGTAAAGAGCGACAACTACAAGTATTAGAGGATTTGTTTGGACGTTTTTTAGTGGAGACATCCATTAACCATAATGATCGCCGCCTTCTAGGAATGCACAACTTGATTCGGAGTGTGGCTCTAGAACATCGTCAAGAGTTATTTGCCGAATTTGGATAG
- a CDS encoding tetratricopeptide repeat protein → MNLTAGQKLYAALEIDTRLVPLDRLNAYNAIAYFLTVEDEPPEQAKNLERVDRYLQAFHHLCEMSEWQKAGQILSFCPISKELHDQLRIWGYYREQIGLYQDLLGKVSPEQDLVCLNGLGRAFYNLSDFDKSWGYYQQQLQLSRQVNNRKTEAQAIGGLGDIQHMRQNYSEAIALFQQQLDIARKIGDRKQEGYALTSLGCALYNFGLTRNKQNYHQNGLNYLQESLGIAQELQDPEMESFCLTNVRRAYFDRGQYDQVLIFIQQQLDICDKTNDKRGRYFALEDLGQCYSMLRKYDQALCYAKEALSIVREFGDKFYESCTLNNLGVIYCYKLHRYQEALSYFEKSLEILQKTDSQERIALIVVNIFNCHCFLKNKEQSDFYLNRAKLFMAKSDSLEDKGLVTMAIANAYWGRNEFWYKAWGIVLVIKGLLMMPPWRSVNGRLAMEVTIKQIFGLAN, encoded by the coding sequence ATGAATTTGACCGCAGGACAGAAACTTTATGCTGCTTTAGAAATTGATACAAGGCTTGTTCCTCTCGATCGCCTTAATGCTTATAATGCGATCGCCTATTTCTTGACCGTTGAGGATGAGCCACCAGAGCAAGCAAAAAATCTCGAAAGAGTGGATCGCTATTTACAAGCTTTTCATCATCTTTGCGAAATGTCAGAATGGCAAAAGGCAGGACAGATTCTATCATTTTGCCCAATATCAAAGGAATTACACGATCAGTTAAGAATTTGGGGATACTATCGAGAACAGATTGGGCTATATCAAGATCTTTTGGGAAAGGTAAGTCCAGAGCAAGATTTGGTCTGTCTGAATGGATTGGGACGAGCTTTTTATAATCTCAGTGATTTTGATAAATCTTGGGGTTATTATCAACAGCAACTACAACTCTCTCGTCAAGTCAATAACCGCAAAACAGAAGCACAAGCGATCGGTGGTTTGGGTGATATCCAACATATGAGACAGAATTATTCTGAGGCGATCGCCTTGTTTCAGCAACAGTTAGATATTGCTCGTAAAATAGGCGATCGAAAACAAGAAGGTTATGCTTTGACTAGTTTGGGATGTGCTCTATATAATTTTGGGCTGACTCGAAACAAACAAAATTATCATCAAAACGGATTGAATTATCTGCAAGAATCGTTAGGGATTGCTCAAGAACTTCAAGATCCAGAAATGGAAAGCTTCTGTCTTACCAATGTTAGAAGAGCATATTTTGATCGTGGTCAATACGATCAAGTATTGATATTTATCCAACAGCAACTGGATATTTGCGACAAAACCAATGATAAGCGTGGTAGATACTTTGCCTTAGAAGATTTGGGTCAATGCTACAGTATGCTCAGAAAATATGATCAAGCTCTTTGCTATGCTAAAGAAGCTTTGAGTATTGTCCGTGAATTTGGTGATAAGTTTTACGAGAGCTGCACTCTCAATAACTTGGGTGTAATTTATTGTTATAAATTGCATCGCTATCAGGAAGCTCTTTCATACTTTGAGAAATCATTGGAGATATTACAGAAAACTGATAGTCAAGAACGAATTGCCTTAATTGTAGTGAATATATTCAATTGTCATTGTTTTCTAAAAAATAAAGAGCAATCAGATTTCTATCTCAATAGGGCTAAGTTGTTTATGGCAAAATCCGATTCTTTAGAAGATAAGGGACTAGTGACAATGGCGATCGCCAATGCCTATTGGGGACGTAATGAGTTTTGGTACAAGGCATGGGGAATTGTTTTAGTGATCAAAGGTCTTCTCATGATGCCCCCTTGGCGTAGTGTTAATGGAAGGCTTGCAATGGAAGTAACAATTAAACAAATATTTGGCTTAGCAAATTAG
- the lhgO gene encoding L-2-hydroxyglutarate oxidase — MYDFIIIGGGIVGLATAMTLSQQHPHAKLLILEKENQWSLHQTGNNSGVIHSGIYYKPDSFKAKFCRDGNTSMTAFCQKYDIAHEICGKVIVATHPQELQLLENLYQRGLANGLKVTKISAEEVREIEPYVNCVAGLRVFSTGIVNYRQVCTKLVELIQDKGAEILLNAQVTQIRDISGGKEIVTNAGTFVTRMLINCGGLQSDRLAKLDHVDPQAQIIPFRGEYYELKPEKRYLVKTLIYPVPNPNFPFLGVHFTKMIDGTVHAGPNAVLSLKREGYQKMDFDFQDAAEIFSYSGFWKLASKYSRDGIQEIIRSFSKAAFVHSLQQLIPEVKAEDLVPTHSGVRAQALKPNGQLVDDFLIIKDRNSVHICNAPSPAATSSLEIGKAIVKEIT; from the coding sequence ATGTATGACTTCATTATTATAGGTGGTGGAATTGTTGGTCTTGCAACGGCAATGACTTTGAGTCAGCAACATCCTCATGCCAAACTGTTGATTTTAGAAAAAGAAAACCAATGGTCGCTACACCAAACAGGCAATAATAGCGGGGTGATTCATTCTGGTATTTACTATAAACCAGATAGTTTTAAAGCTAAATTCTGTCGTGATGGTAATACCTCTATGACGGCGTTTTGCCAGAAATATGATATTGCTCACGAAATATGTGGCAAGGTAATTGTCGCGACCCATCCCCAAGAGTTGCAGTTACTTGAAAATCTGTATCAACGGGGTCTTGCCAATGGACTTAAAGTAACAAAAATCAGTGCTGAAGAAGTTAGAGAAATTGAACCCTATGTAAATTGTGTTGCGGGGCTACGTGTATTTTCTACAGGGATTGTCAACTACCGCCAAGTATGTACCAAGCTAGTCGAACTAATTCAGGATAAAGGGGCTGAAATCTTACTCAATGCTCAAGTTACACAGATCAGAGATATTTCTGGAGGCAAAGAGATTGTTACAAATGCAGGAACTTTTGTAACTCGAATGCTGATCAATTGTGGTGGACTACAAAGCGATCGCCTAGCCAAATTAGATCATGTTGATCCACAGGCACAAATTATTCCTTTTCGTGGCGAATATTACGAGTTAAAGCCAGAAAAGCGCTACTTAGTAAAAACTCTTATTTATCCTGTTCCTAATCCTAATTTTCCTTTTTTAGGTGTTCATTTTACCAAAATGATTGATGGTACTGTCCATGCTGGACCAAATGCCGTCCTTAGCCTCAAACGTGAGGGATATCAAAAAATGGATTTTGATTTTCAAGATGCTGCCGAAATTTTTTCCTATTCTGGATTTTGGAAGCTAGCATCAAAGTATTCGAGAGATGGTATTCAAGAAATCATTCGTTCTTTTAGTAAAGCTGCATTTGTCCATAGTCTTCAGCAACTAATTCCTGAAGTAAAAGCAGAGGATTTAGTCCCAACGCATTCAGGTGTACGTGCCCAAGCCCTCAAACCGAATGGACAATTAGTTGATGATTTTTTAATCATTAAAGATCGAAATTCTGTCCATATTTGTAATGCCCCATCTCCCGCAGCTACTTCTTCCTTAGAAATTGGTAAAGCGATCGTGAAGGAAATCACTTAA
- a CDS encoding cofactor assembly of complex C subunit B: MIRYLPLVVGIVGGLALLANRMVTANLTSSQSRADALGILLSAVLILIGLLWQQVQPKPPDAVTLVGEEGFEIEEKLSEAVKTELAWASHILLTNTVTKVVTVYYDRQTILRRGILGKSKQVNIGTIAQRVMKTQKPVYLVKLELYPGRVEFDYLPENTQGVIVQPLGEKGVMVLGANAPRSYTKQDENWVTAIADKLAYNLDKSQ; encoded by the coding sequence ATGATTCGATATTTGCCCCTTGTTGTGGGGATAGTGGGTGGATTGGCGCTATTAGCTAATCGGATGGTGACGGCAAATCTTACCTCTAGTCAGTCACGGGCTGATGCCTTGGGAATTTTATTAAGCGCAGTTTTGATTTTGATTGGTTTGCTATGGCAGCAAGTACAACCAAAACCACCCGATGCCGTAACTTTAGTAGGGGAAGAAGGTTTTGAAATTGAAGAAAAGTTGTCAGAGGCAGTTAAGACAGAATTAGCTTGGGCTTCGCATATTTTGCTAACTAACACAGTTACCAAAGTGGTCACTGTTTATTACGATCGCCAAACTATCCTCCGTAGAGGGATTTTAGGCAAAAGCAAACAAGTCAATATTGGCACGATCGCGCAAAGGGTGATGAAAACCCAAAAGCCTGTATATCTGGTCAAATTAGAGCTTTATCCTGGACGAGTGGAGTTTGACTATTTACCCGAAAATACTCAGGGCGTAATCGTGCAACCTCTGGGCGAAAAAGGAGTCATGGTATTAGGCGCTAATGCCCCCCGTAGTTATACAAAACAGGATGAAAATTGGGTAACAGCGATCGCCGATAAACTTGCTTACAATCTCGACAAATCTCAGTAG
- a CDS encoding DUF2059 domain-containing protein, producing MLNRIFATITISALLTTAALLPSLSLNKAIAQVPQESSETKKPTESVSPVISSEKRELIKELLEITESSKNANQIMDAMVRAELPKLVSTILKTVPALGNDRPEVQKQFNDIVSRMAIKYRDRVLKKIDLNQLVEQVSYPIYDKYFTESELRDIIGFYKSSTGKKAISVLPQIAVDSMSRTNDILLPKLSSIMTEIITEELLNALPKAK from the coding sequence ATGCTAAATCGTATTTTTGCAACCATTACCATTTCTGCATTACTGACAACTGCGGCACTACTGCCATCATTAAGCTTAAATAAGGCGATCGCTCAAGTTCCGCAAGAGAGTAGTGAAACAAAGAAGCCAACCGAATCAGTCTCACCTGTAATTTCATCAGAAAAGCGTGAATTGATTAAAGAACTGTTGGAAATTACTGAATCAAGTAAAAATGCCAACCAAATTATGGACGCGATGGTACGGGCAGAATTACCAAAGCTAGTATCAACAATTTTGAAAACCGTACCTGCTCTAGGTAATGATCGCCCCGAAGTACAGAAACAATTTAATGACATCGTGTCGCGGATGGCGATCAAATATCGCGATCGCGTACTGAAAAAGATTGATCTCAATCAGTTGGTGGAGCAAGTTTCCTATCCTATCTATGACAAGTATTTTACGGAGTCAGAACTGCGCGATATCATTGGTTTTTACAAATCCTCAACAGGTAAAAAAGCAATTAGTGTCTTGCCACAGATTGCAGTTGATTCGATGAGCCGCACTAACGATATCCTGTTGCCCAAACTATCAAGCATCATGACCGAAATCATTACTGAAGAGCTATTGAACGCTTTACCAAAGGCAAAGTGA
- a CDS encoding DUF4330 domain-containing protein: protein MAILDRQGRLFGKFSILDIGAIATILIVLIGLFVVPGNSGSSIAQMLSAENKTVQVDMNVRGLSATNPQNLIKIGDKVNIIIRNQPRGEVTIKKVSISTPQVVAAKADGSPVLFDDPRAVSTSQSDLALTLEATARVTNDGVVFGNEKVKVGTSIDIEGPKYLIRGSAMAVRY from the coding sequence ATGGCAATTTTAGATCGGCAAGGTCGTTTATTTGGCAAATTTAGCATTTTGGACATCGGCGCGATCGCCACAATCCTGATCGTCCTCATCGGCTTATTCGTTGTCCCCGGTAATAGCGGCAGTTCGATCGCCCAAATGTTATCTGCCGAAAACAAAACTGTCCAAGTAGACATGAATGTACGTGGTTTGAGTGCAACTAATCCCCAAAATCTGATCAAGATTGGCGACAAAGTAAATATCATCATTCGTAACCAGCCACGGGGCGAAGTCACCATTAAAAAAGTCAGCATCTCCACCCCTCAAGTTGTTGCCGCCAAAGCCGATGGTTCTCCAGTTTTATTTGATGATCCCCGTGCGGTGTCCACATCCCAGTCTGACCTAGCCCTCACCCTTGAAGCTACCGCTAGAGTCACCAATGATGGTGTTGTATTTGGTAATGAAAAGGTCAAGGTTGGCACATCCATTGATATTGAAGGCCCCAAATATTTGATTCGTGGTAGCGCAATGGCAGTAAGGTATTGA